In a genomic window of Macaca nemestrina isolate mMacNem1 chromosome 18, mMacNem.hap1, whole genome shotgun sequence:
- the LOC105482871 gene encoding apolipoprotein B receptor, protein MYTHFPGCSGGCCGHQGPWAGPGVGTHQGDTGEEEVPSVLGKIGLSWWVGTVIISFLDTQTQTDRMDFLRLHLPGLHQALRGALDSLGTFVSYLLGDAVPTVEREAQAAEELGAVAVGRTGKIVEEEAQEALEGLRGSQNEGAGGLRGPGEDRRREAGSSAVEQTWSWGDGSSHGSQAERQDSGAGETAKAARCQEPSAPLEARKKSKAGSGACQERSGQAQERQEPDEQEVNREERLRIWEQEEEEEEVRAREPGMARGAESEWTWHGEPEGKAGAGGPKAAGDNREMEQGVRKADAGETEEPGAEGAGKGEEVVVVEKACESTRAWGTWVPGAEPEDWGILGREEARTIPGREEARTILDGEEARTISGEEEAETASGGEEAGTAPAREEEAGTASGGEEAGTAPAREEEAGTASGGEEAGTASGGDEAWTTSGKEEADLPGVRQTEYGAVPGERLLEATGKVWVLEEEGDEEREAEVSPFPKQAQVLGTERTEEAAESQTAGREAVGGQEAGESFEGQADLCGKEAEMRWDLEIRADWARLEELVQAEEAQEERESGRDLVAELPSDGEAEGAADLEVTPEARPEEELTGEESEAAQTSCGPLGVEWGGLTHRVTKGQGPELMGGAQTPSKQPEEREAGEVELQGVLARSKEEQERSLEAGPRHAESVKPEASEAFPGAWENRTRRDMERGNTQEDAADGEQWEEEAAGGQTPVAEAEGDQESELSEVPEAGGEGPTTQDTGCGIEEGEASVSENQDLDGSTGADAGPGLSLGEAYARETKDGEAEADRTPRRGWRLQAVAVDLQDHEDAQTGTVAAEVMGGEVDPDVSAAGAGEALEGALGQGWDLKEREETAAGEHAGGQEFGLEGSAEEEVAGRGGQAEAFEAREGGPGGGRVEAEESAGAEDSCGLDHVGSQTARADGMGATVEAAGLLEEWMLLEEKAVGWQEREQREDREGRRGDHHPEGEAPRLLDAEGLMVTRGWRAEAKETEPESLEDVRGHEEWPTHQAPAEAAPGSVGEAETAEATGSARGGAASSWSEAPLPGSLLDVSVPRSRVHLSRSSSQRRSRPSFRRTPALEQQEEPPAPNPPEEELSAPEQRPLQPEEPPEPSPLRHDGTPVPARRRPLGHGFDLMHPGMMQELQARLGRPKPQ, encoded by the exons ATGTACACCCATTTCCCGGGCTGCAGTGGGGGCTGCTGTGGGCATCAGGGGCCGTGGGCAGGGCCTGGGGTGGGGACACATCAGGGAGACACAGGGGAAGAGGAAGTGCCTTCGGTCCTCGGGAAGATTGGCTTGTCTTGGTGGGTGGGGACGGTCATTATCAGCTttctggacacacagacacagacagacaggaTGGACTTCCTCCGGCTACACCTCCCTGGGCTGCACCAGGCCTTGAGGGGGGCACTG GATTCCCTCGGCACCTTTGTCTCCTACCTCTTGGGAGATGCAGTCCCCACTGTAGAGCGGGAGGCACAGGCGGCTGAGGAACTGGGGGCGGTGGCCGTGGGAAGGACAGGGAAGATTGTAGAGGAGGAAGCCCAGGAGGCCCTGGAGGGCCTTAGAGGCAGCCAAAACGAGGGGGCTGGAGGGCTGAGAGGGCCTGGAGAGGACAGAAGACGTGAAGCGGGGAGCTCAGCTGTGGAACAGACCTGGAGCTGGGGAGATGGCAGCTCCCATGGGTCCCAAGCAGAGAGGCAGGACAGTGGGGCTGGTGAGACAGCCAAGGCTGCCAGGTGCCAGGAGCCAAGTGCCCCCTTGGAGGCCAGAAAGAAATCCAAGGCAGGGTCTGGGGCTTGCCAAGAGAGGAGCGGCCAAGCCCAGGAGAGGCAGGAGCCCGATGAGCAGGAAGTGAACAGAGAGGAGAGGCTGAGAATCTgggaacaggaggaggaggaggaagaggtcaGGGCAAGAGAGCCAGGGATGGCCAGAGGGGCGGAGTCAGAGTGGACCTGGCACGGGGAGCCAGAGGGGAAGGCTGGTGCTGGCGGGCCAAAGGCGGCGGGGGACAACCGGGAGATGGAGCAGGGGGTCAGGAAGGCAGATGCAGGGGAAACTGAGGAGCCTGGGGCCGAAGGGGCTGGGAAAGGAgaagaggtggtggtggtggagaagGCCTGTGAAAGCACTAGGGCATGGGGGACGTGGGTCCCAGGGGCAGAGCCTGAGGACTGGGGAATCTTAGGCAGAGAGGAGGCCAGAACAATCCCAGGCAGGGAAGAGGCGAGGACAATTTTAGATGGGGAGGAAGCCAGGACAATCTCAGGTGAGGAGGAGGCCGAGACAGCCTCAGGCggggaggaggctgggacagCCCcggccagggaggaggaggccgGGACAGCCTCAGGCggggaggaggctgggacagCCCcggccagggaggaggaggccgggacagcctcaggaggggaggaggccggGACAGCCTCAGGAGGGGATGAGGCCTGGACAACCTCAGGCAAAGAGGAGGCTGACCTCCCGGGAGTCAGACAGACAGAATATGGAGCAGTCCCAGGAGAAAGGCTCCTAGAGGCTACTGGAAAAGTCTGGGTCCTAGAGGAGGAGGGGGATGAGgagagagaggctgaggtgagccctTTCCCCAAACAGGCCCAGGTCCTGGGCACTGAGAGAACAGAAGAGGCTGCTGAGAGCCAGACAGCAGGGAGGGAGGCTGTGGGAGGCCAGGAGGCAGGGGAGAGCTTTGAGGGTCAGGCGGACCTGTGTGggaaggaggctgagatgagatgGGACTTGGAGATCAGAGCCGACTGGGCCAGGCTGGAGGAGCTGGTACAGGCAGAGGAGGcccaggaggagagagagagtggcAGGGATCTAGTGGCTGAGCTGCCCTCAGATGGAGAGGCTGAAGGCGCTGCTGACTTGGAGGTAACTCCAGAGGCCAGGCCCGAGGAGGAGCTCACAGGGGAGGAGAGCGAGGCGGCCCAGACTAGCTGCGGCCCACTGGGGGTGGAATGGGGTGGCCTCACACACAGGGTCACCAAAGGCCAGGGACCTGAGCTGATGGGAGGCGCCCAGACCCCAAGTAAGCAACCCGAGGAAAGAGAGGCAGGTGAGGTGGAGCTCCAGGGAGTTCTGGCCCGGAGCAAAGAGGAGCAGGAGAGGAGCCTGGAGGCAGGTCCCAGGCACGCAGAGTCTGTAAAGCCCGAGGCCTCCGAGGCCTTCCCAGGAGCCTGGGAAAACCGCACGAGAAGGGACATGGAGAGAGGAAATACCCAGGAGGATGCGGCCGATGGCgagcagtgggaggaggaggctgcggGAGGCCAGACCCCGGTGGCTGAGGCCGAAGGAGACCAAGAGTCTGAACTATCAGAAGTCCCAGAGGCAGGCGGGGAAGGGCCGACAACCCAGGACACGGGATGTGGAATTGAGGAGGGAGAGGCATCTGTCTCAGAGAACCAGGATCTGGATGGAAGCACAGGAGCAGACGCAGGGCCTGGCCTGTCACTGGGAGAGGCCTATGCCAGGGAAACCAAGGatggggaggcggaggctgacAGAACGCCCAGGAGAGGCTGGAGGCTGCAGGCGGTGGCTGTGGACCTCCAGGACCATGAGGACGCACAGACTGGCACTGTGGCTGCTGAGGTTATGGGGGGTGAGGTGGACCCAGACGTCAGCGCTGCTGGTGCTGGTGAAGCTTTGGAAGGGGCGCTTGGGCAAGGCTGGGActtgaaagaaagggaagagacagCAGCAGGAGAGCATGCAGGTGGGCAGGAATTTGGCCTGGAGGGCTCAGCAGAGGAAGAGGTGGCAGGCAGAGGTGGCCAAGCAGAGGCTTTTGAGGCCAGGGAGGGAGGACCTGGGGGAGGGCGGGTAGAGGCAGAGGAATCTGCAGGTGCAGAGGACAGCTGTGGGCTGGATCACGTGGGCTCCCAGACAGCGAGGGCAGACGGGATGGGAGCCAcggtggaggctgcagggctTCTAGAAGAGTGGATGCTGTTGGAAGAAAAGGCTGTcggatggcaggagagagaacagAGGGAAGACAGGGAGGGGCGGCGTGGGGACCACCACCCTGAGGGAGAGGCACCAAGGCTCCTTGATGCAGAGGGTCTCATGGTGACCcggggctggagggcagaggccaAGGAGACTGAGCCAGAAAGCCTGGAAGACGTCAGGGGCCACGAGGAGTGGCCAACACACCAGGCCCCTGCAGAAGCTGCGCCAGGGTCAGTCGGGGAAGCCGAGACGGCTGAGGCCACAGGCAGTGCCAGAGGAGGTGCTGCCAGCAGCTGGAGTGAG GCCCCGCTCCCTGGGTCCCTCCTAGACGTCTCTGTCCCAAGGAGCCGCGTGCACCTCTCGAGAAGCTCCTCACAACGTCGCTCCCGGCCCTCTTTTCGTCGGACTCCAGCCCTGGAGCAGCAGGAGGAGCCCCCAGCCCCCAATCCTCCTGAGGAGGAACTGTCGGCCCCTGAGCAGAGACCCCTCCAGCCGGAGGAACCCCCAGAGCCAAGCCCTCTGAGGCATGATGGGACCCCGGTGCCAGCCAGGAGAAGGCCCCTGGGACATGG GTTTGACCTCATGCACCCCGGCATGATGCAGGAGCTGCAAGCCCGTCTGGGCCGGCCTAAGCCCCAGTGA
- the LOC105482870 gene encoding interleukin-27 subunit alpha: protein MGQTAGNLGWRLSLLLLPLLLVQAGVWGFPRPPGRPQLSVQKLQREFTVSLHLARKLLSEVRGQAHRFAESHLPGVNLDLLPLGEQFPDVSLTFQTWRRLSDLERLCFLSTTLQPFRALLGGLGTQGRWTNTERMQLWAMRLDLRDLQRHLRFQVLAAGFHLPEEEEEEEEEEEERKGLLPGALGNASQGPAQVSWPQLLSTYRLLHSLELVLSRAVRDLLLLSKAGHSVWPLGFPTLGPQP from the exons ATGGGCCAGACGGCAGGCAACCTTGGCTGGC GGCTCAGCCTGTTGCTGCTTCCCTTGCTCCTGGTTCAAGCTGGTGTCTGGGGATTCCCAAGGCCCCCAGGGAGGCCCCAGCTGAGTGTGCAGAAGCTGCAGAGGGAGTTCACGGTCAGCCTGCATCTCGCCAGGAAGCTGCTCTCCGAGGTTCGGGGCCAGGCCCACCGCTTT GCGGAATCTCACCTGCCAGGAGTGAACCTGGACCTCCTGCCCCTGGGAGAGCAGTTCCCTGATGTTTCCCTGACCTTCCAGACCTGGCGCCGCCTCTCT GACCTGGAGCGTCTCTGCTTCCTCTCCACCACGCTTCAACCCTTCCGTGCCCTGCTGGGAGGGCTGGGGACCCAGGGCCGCTGGACCAACACGGAGAGGATGCAGCTGTGGGCCATGAGGCTGGACCTCCGCGATCTGCAGCGGCACCTGCGCTTCCAG GTGCTGGCTGCAGGATTCCACCtcccagaggaggaggaggaggaagaggaggaggaggaggagaggaaggggctGCTCCCAGGGGCACTGGGCAATGCCTCACAGGGGCCGGCCCAGGTGTCCTGGCCCCAACTCCTCTCCACCTACCGCCTGCTGCACTCCTTGGAGCTCGTCTTATCTCGGGCTGTGCGGGACTTGCTGCTGCTGTCCAAGGCCGGGCACTCAGTCTGGCCCTTGGGGTTCCCAACATTGGGCCCCCAGCCCTGA